The Alcaligenes aquatilis genome contains the following window.
CCCAAAGAAAGCTCCTGGGTGACGCGTGCATCAATAAAGCGTTGATCTATCCCTTCGTAGCGACCACAAACCAGAACCGCGCCGGGGCCTTGAGCCAGCTCCTGAGCCACAGCCTGATTAAAGCGTCGCCCTGTAGGGCTAAGTAAAATCACTTCCGGCTTATCGCCACGGTCAGCCAGAGCCTGATCCAAAGCGTCGTTCAAGGGATCAGCCAGCATGACCATACCAGGACCACCTCCGTAAGGGCGGTCATCCACTGTGCGGTGCACATCGGTAGTGTAGTCGCGCGGATTCCAGGTCCGCATCTGCCAGATGCCCTGCTTGTGCGCACGGCCGGTGACACCAGCCTGGCTGACCACATCAAACATGTCCGGGAACAGGGTCAGGGCATCAAATCGCATGAGGACTCGGCAAGAGAAAAAGCAGATACGCGTTATAAACCCGGCCAGTCAAGCCAAAGCACCACACGCGCACAGGATTGAAACGATCAGATCGCCCAGTGGCTGTGCAACTCGCGGGCGGACATATCCACCGTATGCACAATGGCTTGCACAAAGGGAACCAGCTCTTCTTGCGGCCTACCCTGTTCGTCCTTTTCAGGTGTAAAGACACCCTCGGCATCCCAGGAGCCACGATGCACGACCAAAATGGAATGCGCGCCGTTATCCAGCACCTCTACCACTTCGCCTAAGCTTTCAGCTTGGCCGTCCTGCTCGCCAAAAAAGCGGCAGCCGATCAGATCGACCCAATAAAATTCGTCTTCGTCCGCTTTGGGAAAAGCGGCACGGGATACCCAAACGGTATGCCCCTTAAGAGCTTGAGCCAGCTCTCGATTATCCAGACCTTCAAACTGCGCCACGATGGTTGCCCCATGCTGCTTTGCGGTTTGTACTTGTCTGGGTGACGCAGACGCAAAAACGCCCGCCTGAGATTCAGGCCGGGGCGTTTTTAACCACCACGTTTTTACATTCAGCAGCGCTTTGGTTTGCATGGAGTGCGGCTGGATTTTGACCCAACCACGTACGCCATAAGCGGAAACAATGCGTCCAAGCTCAACAAGGTCAGCAGGAATCGCTGGTTGCTTCACACTAACACCACTAAAAAAACAGGTGAATCAACTTAGGCAGCCGAAGCAACCTTAGCCGAGTATTCTTTCAACAGGCGAGCCACAGCAGGCGAAACCTGAGCACCGTTGTCGGTGAAGTGCTTAACGCGGTCCATTTGCAGACGCAGGTTTTCATGACCTTCGCCAGCAACGGGGTTGTAAAAACCCAGACGTTCGATGAAGCGACCATCACGGCGTTGGCTCGCCTCGGCGGCTACTACGTTGTAAAAAGGACGCTTTTTGGAGCCACCACGGGCCAAGCGAATTACCACCATTGATAATCCCTTTATTGTGTAAGGTAAACAAAAAATTCTAGCACTATTCTGGCACGTATGCCAAAAGTAACACGCTAAGATAGCAGATTCAGTGCTAGATACGCAACAGACAAAACAGTATTCTACCGCCGTCAGCTTACCGACGGCGTAAAAAATGCAGAGTTTTTTCAGCTTGCTGGTCTTGAGCCAACAGTTCATTGCCAGTTTGGCGACAAAAAGCCTGAAAATCTTGAATAGCGTGCTGATCGGTTGTAATGACCTGCAACACTTGCCCAGACTCCAACTGCGCCAAGGCTTTCTTGGCACGCAAGATAGGCAAGGGGCATTTCAGCCCGCTTGCATCCACCTGCAGATCGCTATTGGGCAAAGCGCCGGTCTCGAACATCGTCATTACGCACCTAACTTGCTTTGTACCCAGGCCTGCACCGAGGCATTGGCCTGAGGCAGGACGCTGGCATCGGTACCGCCGCCCATGGCCATATCAGGACGACCACCACCCTTGCCGCCCATTTGCGAGGCCACAAAACCCACCAGATCACCGGCCTTGACCTTGGCGGTCAGGTCAGGTGTCACGCCCGCCACCAGACTGACCTTGCCGTCGGCCACGATGGACAGCAAAATCACGGCAGACTGCAGCTTGTTCTTCAACTGATCGGCCATTTCGCGCAGGGCTTTGGCTTCCACGCCTTGCAGCGTGGCCACCAGCAGACGACTGCTGTCATTCAAGGGTACGGCTTGGGCCAACAAGTCCTGGCCGGCCGAAGCCGCCAGCTTGGATTGCATTTGTTCGCGCTCGCGCTCCAGATCCTTGATCTGAGCTTGCAAGGCACTGATACGGGCAACCAAACCTTCTGGTTGGGTACGCAGGCTGGCAGAGGCATCGTTCAGCAGACGTTCCTGGGCTTGCACCCAGTGCAGGCTGTTGGTGCCGGTGATGGCCTCAACACGGCGCACACCAGCGGCTACGCCACCTTCCGAGACAATCTTGAACAAGCCGATATCGCCCGTACGCTGAACGTGCGTGCCACCGCACAGCTCGCGCGAGAAGCCGATATCCAGTACGCGCACTTCGTCGCCGTACTTTTCGCCAAACAAAGCCATGGCACCGCCGCTGACGGCCTCGTCAAAGGACATCAACTGGGCTTGCACGGCCTGGTTAGCCAGAACCTGCTCGTTCACAATGGCTTCGACCTGAGCGATTTGCTCGGCCGTCATGGCGGCATCGTGAGCAAAGTCAAAACGGGTCTTGTCAGCGTCCACCAGGGAGCCGCGCTGTTGAACGTGGCCACCCAGCACCTGACGCAAGGCCTTGTGCATCAAATGCGTGGCCGAGTGATTACGGATCACACGCTCACGACGCTCGGTGTCCACCTGGGCTTGAACAGTCTGGCCCACAGTCAGCGTGCCAGCGTTCAACACACCCTGGTGTCCGAAAACCTGATTGGAGATCTTTTGGGTATCCTGCACTTCGAAGGACAAGCCCTTGGCATCGCTCAGGATACCGGCATCACCCACCTGACCACCGGATTCTGCGTAGAAAGGGGTAGCATCCAGAACCACTACCGCTTGCTGGCCCTGGGCCACGGACTGCACAGAGGTGCCGTCCACATACAAGGCGGTAACCGTGCCGCTACCTTCCAGAGTGGTGTAACCATCAAAGCGGGTTTGCACGCCGGAGTAGCTCAGGCCTTCGGCTGTTTTGAACTTGCCCGAAGCGCGTGCCATCTGACGCTGGTTTTCCATGGCGACTTCAAAACCGTCCAGATCGACCTCGATGCCACGCTCGCGGCAGATGTCGGCGGTCAGGTCCACAGGGAAACCGTAGGTGTCGTACAAGGTGAACAGCGTCTGGCCGTCCAGCTTGGCATTCTCTGGCAGGTTGGCCAAAGCGCCTTCCAGAATACGCATGCCGTTTTCCAGCGTTTCGCTGAAACGCTCTTCTTCCTGGCGCAGCACTTGTTCGATACGCTCGCGCTGGCTAATCAGCTCGGGGTAGGCTTCGCCCATGGTCTGGCCCAAGTCCTGCACCAAACGGTAAAAGAACAAGCCCTTCTGACCCAGCTTGTGGCCGTGACGCAGGGCACGGCGAATAATACGGCGCAGCACATAGCCACGGCCTTCATTGCTGGGGATGACCCCATCAATGATCAAGAAGCTACAAGCACGGATGTGGTCAGCAATTACCTTGAGCGAGTTATTGCTCAAGTCGCTAGTCTTGGTTTCGCGTGCGGCGGCCTGAATCAGGGATTGGAACAGGTCGATTTCGTAGTTGGAGTGCACGTGCTGCAGCACAGCCGAAATACGCTCCAGGCCCATGCCGGTGTCCACACAAGGCTTGGGCAGCGGTGTCATGGTGCCGTCGGCGGAACGCTCGAACTGCATGAACACCAGGTTCCATACTTCAATGTAACGATCGCCGTCCTCTTCAGGCGATCCGGGAGGACCACCCCAGACATCGGCGCCGTGGTCGTAAAAAATTTCCGAGCAAGGACCACAGGGGCCGGTATCGGCCATCTGCCAGAAGTTGTCCGAGTTGTAACGCACGCCGCCCTTGTCGCCGATGCGGATGATGCGCTCTTTGGGCACACCAATTTCCGAGGCCCAGATATCGTAGGCCTCATCATCTTCCTGGTAGACGGTGACCCAGAGTTTTTCTGCAGGCAGTTGGTAAACCGTCGTCAGCAGTTCCCAGGCATAGCGAATAGCGTCTTGCTTGAAGTAATCGCCAAAGCTGAAGTTGCCCAGCATTTCAAAAAAGGTGTGGTGGCGGGCGGTGTAGCCCACGTTTTCCAGGTCATTGTGTTTACCACCGGCACGAACACAGCGCTGAGAACTGGTCGCACGCTTGTAGGGGCGGGTCTCTTTACCCGTGAACACGTCTTTGAACTGCACCATCCCTGCATTCGTGAACAGCAAGGTAGGGTCATTCCCTGGAACCAAGGAAGCCGAGGAAACGATGTGGTGTCCCTTGGATTCAAAAAAAGAAAGAAACTTCTGACGAATTTCTGAGGTTTTCATTACATGCAACGCGATGGAAAATTTAACTGCCTATTATAAGACGATCAGCCTTGCAGCCCATGCGCGCGCTGCGCTGGCACAACACCTGCCGCCCCGGCATAGCAGTGAGAAGCCCGGACGCCACACTCCCTTTACGAGCGGCTGCGTAAGCGTCAGATAGTACTGTTTTCAGCGGGCAGAAACAACAATTCCGACCCTGGCGAGTCGGAATGTGAATGCACCCTGCTCAGATTCAGGATGTTGTCTTGATGGGCCAGGAGGCATGAACCCTGGCCCTGCCCCGATCAGGCCTTGGGCTGATAGGGATGATGCTCGGCCCAGTGGCGAGCAATATCCACACGACGGCACACCCAGACACGCTCATGCGATTGCACGTAATCCAGGAAACGCTGCAAGGCGCGGAAACGGCCAGGACGGCCGATCAGACGGCAATGCAAACCGATGGACAGCATCTTGGGAGCCTCTTCGCCTTCCTCGTAAAGCACATCAAACGCGTCTTTCAGGTAGGAGAAGAAATGATCGCCAGTGTTAAAGCCCTGAGGAGCCGCAAAGCGCATATCATTGCTGTCCAGGGTGTAAGGCACGATCAACTGAGGCTTGACAGTATTGTCGCTGAGCTGAACCTCGGCCCAGAAAGGCAAATCGTCACCGTAGTAGTCGGAGCTATACAGGAACTGGCCCTCTTCAGCCACCAGACGCAATGTATTTGGGCTATCGCGACCGGTGTACCAGCCTTCGGGATGGTGGCCCAGCAAGTCCGTCAGCACTTTCACGCACTGGCGCATATGCTCGCGCTCGACTTCTTCGGACACGTTCTGGTAGTGAATCCAGCGGTAGCCATGGCAAGCGATCTCATGACCCAGGCGCACGAATTCCTGAGCCAGCTCGGGATGACGCTCCAGCGCCATGCCCACCCCAAACACGGTCATGGGCAGGCCACGCTTTTCAAACTCGTTCAGAATCCGCCAGACACCAGCACGCGAGCCGTATTCGTAAATGGACTCCATGGATAAGTGACGGTCCGGGTAAGCGGCTGCACCAATAATTTCAGACAAAAACTGCTCAGAGCCCGGGTCACCGTGCAGGACGCAATTCTCGCCGCCTTCTTCATAGTTCAAGACAAACTGCACCGCAATGCGCGCCCGATCAGGCCATTGTGCATGGGGCACGTTTTTACCGTAACCGACCAGGTCACGAGGGTACTTGCTCAAGGACATACCGTCTCCGTTTAGCGTTTTACGCTGAGGGCCAGCCAAGGATCGGCAGCATTGCCATCACCCGCTTCGCTCATGCGATGTTCACAATCACTTAAGTGATGATGCATAGCCAGATGCGCGCCTTCGGCATCGCCCTGACTAAGCTTGTCCAAAATCTCTTTGTGCTCGTAAAACGAACACGCCTGTTCGCCCGGTGTATCGTGATACGCAATGATGAGCGTGGTGCGGGCGCACAAGGTGTGCATCAACTCGGTCAGTTCATCATTGCCAGCGCAGCGCGCCAGCATCACATGAAACGCATTGGACAGGCGCAACCAGCTGATGCGGTCGCCATTTTCAAAAGCGTGCTGTTCACGTTCCACCATTTCATACAGGCCAGCCAAACGCTCCGGCAGATCCGGGTAGCTGATCAGTTTTTTCAGAATCAGCGCTTCCAGGTCTCGTCGCAGTTCAAACACATCCCGTGTCTGTTTGGCCGTCGGCTTCCAGATAAAAGCACCCCGATTGGGTTCGATAACCACAATCTTGTCGTGTTCGAGGGCTGCCAGCGCCGCACGAACGGTCGCCCGCGAACACTCGAAAATCGTGCATAGCGTGGCTTCCGTCAGTTTGGTTCCAGGCAAAAGACGGCGGTCAACGACCGCATCGAAGATCTGGCTATAAACACGCCCGACCTCGCTATCTGCCATGCCTCCCTCTAGCAGCGAGGAGGCGCTGGGCGCTTGGGATTCACTGCTCATCCCCTCTTGCCGCCGTATCTGAAGCATAGAATTTCTCGTTATTGACTATTGACAATTATTCGGTACCCCGACAAAATCGTCAACATAAATTGTCGACAATCTGATTCCTCAAACAGAGCGACAGTTTCGGGGCCTCAACCCAGCGCACTGATCCTTGCACCGTTGGCCCCCGGCCGGTTCTCAAAACTGGGCTCGCTGGACCTTTTTTGATCACCATAAACCGGAGACATTTATGGGAAAGCTATCAACCCATGTCCTTGACACGACTCAAGGACGCCCAGCCAGCGGCGTGCGCGTCGATCTTTATTCCATCGAAAACGATCAACGTACTCTGATCAAAACCACTCACACCAATAGCGACGGTCGCTGTGATGAGCCCCTGCTGCAAGGCGAGGCCATGCACACGGGCGTTTTTGAACTGGTGTTTCATGCAGGTGACTACTTTGCCGCCAGCGGTGTGACTCTGCCCGAGCCACGCTTTGTGAATCAGGTCGGCATTCGCTTTGGTATCGCTGATGCCAATGCCAATTACCACGTACCTCTGGTCGTGACCCCCTGGTCCTGGTCCACCTATCGCGGCAGCTGATCGCGTATCCAAGTCGACTTTTCGCTTCTATACGAAACCACTCTGATACGAGATCTTTATGTACGCTTACCTACTTGAGTACGGCAACCTGCTGCTGCGCTGGTTGCACGTAATTGCGGCCGTCGCCTGGATCGGCGAGTCCATCTACTTTGTGATGCTGGACAACGGCCTGAAACCGCCTAAAGGCGAAGAAAGCAAGAAACGCGGTGTGTTTGGCGAGATGTGGGCTGTCCACGGCGGCGGCTTCTATCACAACCAGAAATACCTGACCAACCCGGCCGAACTGCCTGATGACCTGCATTGGTCTTTCTGGAAGTCCTACACCACCTGGTTGTCCGGTTTCTTCCTGTTCGCCCTGCTCTACCTGACCAAGCCCGAGTTCTATCTGGTCAACCCCAACAGCCCCTGGGAATGGGCGGCTCAAATGACCGGTACC
Protein-coding sequences here:
- the rimM gene encoding ribosome maturation factor RimM (Essential for efficient processing of 16S rRNA), producing the protein MKQPAIPADLVELGRIVSAYGVRGWVKIQPHSMQTKALLNVKTWWLKTPRPESQAGVFASASPRQVQTAKQHGATIVAQFEGLDNRELAQALKGHTVWVSRAAFPKADEDEFYWVDLIGCRFFGEQDGQAESLGEVVEVLDNGAHSILVVHRGSWDAEGVFTPEKDEQGRPQEELVPFVQAIVHTVDMSARELHSHWAI
- the alaS gene encoding alanine--tRNA ligase; this encodes MKTSEIRQKFLSFFESKGHHIVSSASLVPGNDPTLLFTNAGMVQFKDVFTGKETRPYKRATSSQRCVRAGGKHNDLENVGYTARHHTFFEMLGNFSFGDYFKQDAIRYAWELLTTVYQLPAEKLWVTVYQEDDEAYDIWASEIGVPKERIIRIGDKGGVRYNSDNFWQMADTGPCGPCSEIFYDHGADVWGGPPGSPEEDGDRYIEVWNLVFMQFERSADGTMTPLPKPCVDTGMGLERISAVLQHVHSNYEIDLFQSLIQAAARETKTSDLSNNSLKVIADHIRACSFLIIDGVIPSNEGRGYVLRRIIRRALRHGHKLGQKGLFFYRLVQDLGQTMGEAYPELISQRERIEQVLRQEEERFSETLENGMRILEGALANLPENAKLDGQTLFTLYDTYGFPVDLTADICRERGIEVDLDGFEVAMENQRQMARASGKFKTAEGLSYSGVQTRFDGYTTLEGSGTVTALYVDGTSVQSVAQGQQAVVVLDATPFYAESGGQVGDAGILSDAKGLSFEVQDTQKISNQVFGHQGVLNAGTLTVGQTVQAQVDTERRERVIRNHSATHLMHKALRQVLGGHVQQRGSLVDADKTRFDFAHDAAMTAEQIAQVEAIVNEQVLANQAVQAQLMSFDEAVSGGAMALFGEKYGDEVRVLDIGFSRELCGGTHVQRTGDIGLFKIVSEGGVAAGVRRVEAITGTNSLHWVQAQERLLNDASASLRTQPEGLVARISALQAQIKDLEREREQMQSKLAASAGQDLLAQAVPLNDSSRLLVATLQGVEAKALREMADQLKNKLQSAVILLSIVADGKVSLVAGVTPDLTAKVKAGDLVGFVASQMGGKGGGRPDMAMGGGTDASVLPQANASVQAWVQSKLGA
- a CDS encoding GntR family transcriptional regulator; translated protein: MLQIRRQEGMSSESQAPSASSLLEGGMADSEVGRVYSQIFDAVVDRRLLPGTKLTEATLCTIFECSRATVRAALAALEHDKIVVIEPNRGAFIWKPTAKQTRDVFELRRDLEALILKKLISYPDLPERLAGLYEMVEREQHAFENGDRISWLRLSNAFHVMLARCAGNDELTELMHTLCARTTLIIAYHDTPGEQACSFYEHKEILDKLSQGDAEGAHLAMHHHLSDCEHRMSEAGDGNAADPWLALSVKR
- the puuE gene encoding allantoinase PuuE, which gives rise to MSLSKYPRDLVGYGKNVPHAQWPDRARIAVQFVLNYEEGGENCVLHGDPGSEQFLSEIIGAAAYPDRHLSMESIYEYGSRAGVWRILNEFEKRGLPMTVFGVGMALERHPELAQEFVRLGHEIACHGYRWIHYQNVSEEVEREHMRQCVKVLTDLLGHHPEGWYTGRDSPNTLRLVAEEGQFLYSSDYYGDDLPFWAEVQLSDNTVKPQLIVPYTLDSNDMRFAAPQGFNTGDHFFSYLKDAFDVLYEEGEEAPKMLSIGLHCRLIGRPGRFRALQRFLDYVQSHERVWVCRRVDIARHWAEHHPYQPKA
- the rpsP gene encoding 30S ribosomal protein S16 produces the protein MVVIRLARGGSKKRPFYNVVAAEASQRRDGRFIERLGFYNPVAGEGHENLRLQMDRVKHFTDNGAQVSPAVARLLKEYSAKVASAA
- the uraH gene encoding hydroxyisourate hydrolase, whose amino-acid sequence is MGKLSTHVLDTTQGRPASGVRVDLYSIENDQRTLIKTTHTNSDGRCDEPLLQGEAMHTGVFELVFHAGDYFAASGVTLPEPRFVNQVGIRFGIADANANYHVPLVVTPWSWSTYRGS
- the trmD gene encoding tRNA (guanosine(37)-N1)-methyltransferase TrmD, translated to MRFDALTLFPDMFDVVSQAGVTGRAHKQGIWQMRTWNPRDYTTDVHRTVDDRPYGGGPGMVMLADPLNDALDQALADRGDKPEVILLSPTGRRFNQAVAQELAQGPGAVLVCGRYEGIDQRFIDARVTQELSLGDFVLSGGEIASLAIIDSVVRLLPGVLNDADSARQDSFHADNSGLLDSPHYTRPEVYRDQAVPEVLMSGHHGRIQAWRREQSLRLTALRRPELIEQARQRGELNKADERFLASLDDGGVS
- a CDS encoding sulfurtransferase TusA family protein, with protein sequence MTMFETGALPNSDLQVDASGLKCPLPILRAKKALAQLESGQVLQVITTDQHAIQDFQAFCRQTGNELLAQDQQAEKTLHFLRRR